From the genome of Streptomyces sp. NBC_00659, one region includes:
- a CDS encoding dihydrolipoamide acetyltransferase family protein, translating to MTGDVREFVLPDLGEGLTEAEIVRWLVRVGDRVSVDQPVVEVETAKAVVEVPCPYAGVVTRLWGREGESLDVGRPLVSIGGKQDPSPEVATTDSEGSGNVLVGYGTSASAARRRRVLLPSPRAAVAAPVEAKEPPTGPVRVISPLVRRLARQHSIDLRTVRGSGPGGLILRKDVERTNGVSYRDASQPRTSPAPSGEPAVCPTGQAVRIPLRGARRAIADKLTRSHLEIPDATTWVDVDATRLLDIRQQLSESGNAKISLFALLARICVAGLAEYPELNATMDNSSQEIVRLPAIHLGFAAQTERGLFVPVIRNAQAMKLPGLSAEIARLTTSAREGTLAPADLSGGTFTLNNYGVFGVDGSTPIINHPEAAMLGVGRILPRPWVVDGELAVRQMCQLSFTFDHRVCDGGAAGGFLRLVADLIEQPLSLLRML from the coding sequence ATGACCGGCGACGTCAGGGAATTCGTCCTCCCCGACCTCGGCGAGGGTCTCACCGAGGCGGAAATCGTCCGGTGGTTGGTCCGTGTCGGGGACCGCGTCTCCGTCGACCAGCCTGTGGTGGAGGTGGAGACGGCGAAGGCCGTGGTCGAAGTGCCATGCCCGTACGCCGGAGTCGTCACCCGTCTGTGGGGGCGGGAAGGCGAAAGCCTGGACGTCGGCCGGCCGCTTGTGTCGATCGGCGGGAAGCAGGATCCGTCGCCCGAGGTTGCGACTACGGATTCGGAGGGCTCGGGAAACGTACTGGTCGGCTACGGCACTTCCGCATCCGCAGCTCGTCGGCGGCGGGTCCTCCTTCCGTCTCCCCGTGCGGCGGTTGCCGCGCCTGTCGAGGCGAAGGAGCCCCCGACCGGGCCTGTTCGCGTGATCTCACCGCTGGTGAGGCGACTCGCCAGACAGCACAGCATCGACCTGCGCACGGTGCGCGGCAGTGGCCCCGGTGGACTGATACTCCGCAAGGACGTCGAGCGGACCAACGGGGTTTCGTACAGGGATGCTTCGCAGCCGCGGACCTCTCCCGCTCCCTCCGGGGAACCGGCGGTGTGTCCTACGGGGCAGGCCGTACGCATCCCCTTGAGGGGAGCCCGGCGCGCCATCGCGGACAAACTGACACGGAGCCATCTGGAGATCCCGGACGCGACGACATGGGTCGATGTGGACGCCACACGGCTCCTGGACATCAGACAGCAGTTGTCGGAGTCGGGCAATGCCAAGATCTCCCTCTTCGCCCTCCTCGCGCGCATCTGCGTGGCCGGGCTCGCCGAGTACCCGGAACTCAACGCGACGATGGACAACAGCAGCCAGGAGATCGTTCGACTCCCGGCGATCCACCTCGGATTCGCCGCACAAACGGAGCGTGGCCTGTTCGTACCCGTAATCAGGAACGCACAGGCGATGAAACTTCCGGGGCTGTCCGCCGAAATCGCCCGCCTCACCACCAGCGCACGCGAGGGAACGCTGGCCCCCGCAGACCTGTCCGGGGGGACCTTCACGCTGAACAACTACGGGGTCTTCGGTGTCGACGGATCCACCCCGATCATCAATCATCCGGAAGCAGCGATGCTCGGCGTGGGGCGTATCCTGCCCCGTCCATGGGTCGTCGACGGTGAGCTCGCGGTCCGCCAGATGTGTCAGTTGTCCTTCACCTTCGACCATCGCGTGTGCGACGGCGGGGCAGCAGGCGGATTCCTCCGTCTCGTCGCGGATCTGATCGAGCAGCCGCTCTCCCTGCTTCGAATGCTGTGA
- a CDS encoding shikimate kinase, with translation MGVGKSTVGGLLAERLGCAYRDTDDDIVTARGRAIADIFGDEGEAHFRDLEKAAVAAALAEHDGILALGGGAILDAGTRELLTARPVVLLSMDVEEAVKRTGLNVARPLLAVNPREQWRELMNARRHLYTEVARVVVATDGRTPDEVAQMVLDALELKQT, from the coding sequence ATGGGGGTGGGCAAGTCCACGGTGGGCGGACTGCTCGCCGAGCGGCTCGGCTGCGCGTACCGGGATACCGACGATGACATCGTCACCGCGCGGGGCCGGGCGATCGCGGACATCTTCGGCGACGAGGGCGAGGCACACTTCAGGGACCTGGAGAAGGCCGCCGTCGCCGCCGCGCTGGCCGAGCACGACGGGATCCTGGCCCTGGGCGGCGGCGCGATCCTGGACGCCGGCACCCGTGAGCTGTTGACCGCGCGCCCGGTCGTCCTTCTGTCGATGGACGTCGAGGAGGCGGTCAAGCGCACCGGTCTGAACGTGGCGCGCCCACTGCTCGCTGTCAACCCGCGTGAGCAGTGGCGGGAGCTGATGAACGCGCGCCGCCATCTGTACACCGAGGTGGCCCGGGTGGTCGTGGCCACCGACGGCCGCACACCCGACGAGGTCGCCCAGATGGTCCTCGACGCACTGGAGTTGAAGCAGACGTGA
- the aroC gene encoding chorismate synthase: MGRLRWLTAGESHGPALVATLEGLPAGVPITTEMVADHLARRRLGYGRGARMRFERDEVTFLGGVRHGLTLGSPVAVMVGNTEWPKWEQVMAADPVDPAVLRDLARNAPLTRPRPGHADLAGMQKYGFDEARPILERASARETAARVALGAIARSYLKEAVGIEIVSHVVELAAAKAPYGVYPKPSDVHDLDADPARCLDADAGRAMVTEIDKAHEDGDTLGGVVEVLAYGVPVGLGSHVHWDRRLDARLAGALMGIQAIKGVEVGDGFELARVPGSKAHDEILATEDGVKRASGRSGGTEGGLTTGELLRVRAAMKPIATVPRALATIDVATGEAAKAHHQRSDVCAVPAAGIVAEAMVALVLADAVAEKFGGDSVPETRRNVTSYLDNLRIR; this comes from the coding sequence ATGGGTAGGTTGCGCTGGCTGACCGCGGGGGAGTCGCACGGACCCGCGCTTGTCGCGACGCTGGAGGGACTTCCCGCCGGCGTGCCGATCACCACGGAGATGGTGGCGGACCATCTGGCACGGCGGCGTCTCGGATACGGGCGCGGGGCGCGGATGAGGTTCGAGCGGGACGAGGTCACCTTCCTCGGTGGCGTCCGGCACGGGCTGACCTTGGGCTCCCCGGTGGCGGTCATGGTGGGCAACACCGAGTGGCCGAAGTGGGAGCAGGTCATGGCGGCCGACCCGGTCGACCCGGCCGTGCTCAGGGACCTCGCCCGCAATGCGCCGCTGACCCGGCCCCGGCCCGGTCACGCGGACCTGGCGGGCATGCAGAAGTACGGCTTCGACGAGGCGCGGCCGATTCTGGAGCGGGCCTCCGCGAGGGAGACCGCGGCCCGGGTCGCGCTGGGTGCGATCGCGCGGTCGTACCTGAAGGAGGCCGTGGGGATCGAGATCGTCTCCCATGTGGTGGAGCTGGCTGCCGCGAAGGCGCCGTACGGGGTGTATCCCAAACCCTCCGATGTGCATGACCTGGACGCGGACCCGGCGCGCTGCCTGGACGCGGACGCCGGCAGAGCGATGGTCACCGAGATCGACAAGGCCCACGAAGACGGTGACACCCTCGGGGGTGTCGTGGAAGTCCTTGCCTACGGGGTGCCGGTCGGTCTTGGTTCACATGTGCACTGGGACCGCAGACTGGATGCCCGGCTGGCCGGTGCGCTGATGGGGATCCAGGCCATCAAGGGTGTCGAGGTCGGCGACGGATTCGAGCTGGCGCGGGTGCCGGGTTCGAAGGCGCACGACGAGATCCTGGCCACCGAGGACGGCGTGAAGCGGGCTTCGGGACGCTCGGGTGGCACGGAGGGCGGGCTGACCACGGGTGAGCTGCTGCGGGTGCGGGCGGCGATGAAGCCGATCGCCACCGTGCCGCGCGCGCTGGCCACGATCGATGTGGCCACCGGTGAGGCGGCCAAGGCGCACCACCAGCGCTCGGACGTGTGCGCGGTGCCGGCTGCCGGGATCGTCGCCGAGGCCATGGTCGCTCTGGTACTGGCGGACGCCGTCGCGGAGAAGTTCGGCGGTGACAGCGTGCCGGAGACCCGGCGAAACGTGACCTCGTACCTCGACAACCTACGGATCCGGTGA
- a CDS encoding acyltransferase yields the protein MHPTAFVHPDAVLIGSVVVGPGCYVGPLASLRGDFGHIEMRAGSNVQDSCVLHCFPGADTVVEEDGHVGHGSVLHGSRVGRDSLIGIKAVLMDGVVVGNQAFVGAGSFVKSGFHVPERHLVTGSPARVIRELTADEVAWKGNGTGQYQKLAQRCLSGLHPTEAATERVAADDTAPAEPEHVTLHEFRAR from the coding sequence GTGCACCCCACGGCCTTCGTCCATCCGGACGCCGTCCTGATCGGTTCGGTCGTCGTCGGACCAGGGTGCTACGTCGGTCCCCTCGCGAGTCTGCGAGGTGACTTCGGGCACATCGAGATGCGAGCGGGTTCCAACGTGCAGGACAGCTGTGTCCTGCACTGCTTCCCCGGGGCCGACACGGTCGTCGAGGAGGACGGCCATGTGGGGCACGGCAGCGTGTTGCACGGGAGCAGGGTGGGCCGGGACAGCCTCATCGGCATCAAGGCCGTGCTGATGGACGGCGTAGTAGTGGGGAACCAGGCGTTCGTCGGCGCGGGCAGCTTCGTCAAGAGCGGTTTCCACGTACCGGAACGGCACCTCGTGACGGGAAGTCCGGCCAGGGTGATCCGGGAGCTCACCGCGGACGAGGTCGCCTGGAAGGGCAACGGCACCGGCCAGTACCAGAAGCTGGCGCAACGCTGCCTCAGCGGGCTTCATCCGACGGAGGCCGCGACCGAGCGCGTCGCTGCTGACGACACTGCCCCCGCTGAACCCGAGCACGTCACTCTGCACGAATTCCGGGCCCGCTGA
- a CDS encoding FAD-dependent monooxygenase, which yields MAGRRPYVAVVGGGIGGLAAAIGLRQRGIEVVVHEQSTEVAHQGAGIAVGANGHRVFRELGVAETLKGSAVEPLRADFRHWNTGRCMVSHPLAGAYEERFEAPFWTVERAAVQQALLARLGMGHVRLGARCTEVERTDHGAVIRFADGTESEADAVIGADGIHSVVRHSVFGPEAAVFSGTSGYRALIPMERLRHVPQLAEPVLWLWLGPGRHFIAYPVAGGSALNFLAVVPDHDWTVESWSTEGDTAELLAAFAGWHPFVTDILAACERPGRWALYDREPQRTWSSGPVTLLGDAAHAMLPHHGQGANQSLEDAVVLAHVLGGADADGVAAALRTYEQLRRPRTRLLQAGSRKNADCFQLPDGPEAQARNIRLASLPDDVAWIHGHDALGQLRSPSAPAPV from the coding sequence ATGGCCGGGAGGCGTCCGTACGTGGCGGTCGTGGGTGGCGGCATCGGCGGTCTGGCCGCAGCCATCGGACTACGGCAGCGGGGCATCGAGGTGGTTGTCCACGAGCAGTCGACGGAAGTGGCACACCAAGGGGCCGGTATCGCAGTCGGCGCGAACGGCCACAGGGTGTTCCGGGAGCTGGGAGTGGCCGAGACCCTGAAGGGATCGGCGGTCGAACCCCTACGCGCCGACTTCCGGCATTGGAATACGGGGCGGTGCATGGTGTCGCACCCCCTGGCCGGAGCGTACGAGGAACGGTTCGAGGCCCCCTTCTGGACCGTGGAGCGGGCAGCCGTTCAACAGGCGCTCCTGGCCCGACTGGGCATGGGGCACGTGCGCCTGGGGGCGCGCTGCACCGAGGTCGAGAGAACGGATCACGGGGCCGTGATCCGTTTCGCTGACGGTACCGAGTCGGAAGCCGACGCGGTGATCGGGGCGGACGGTATCCATTCGGTGGTGCGTCACAGCGTCTTCGGCCCCGAGGCCGCCGTGTTCTCGGGCACCAGTGGGTACCGAGCCTTGATTCCCATGGAACGTCTGCGTCACGTTCCTCAGCTTGCCGAGCCCGTCCTGTGGCTGTGGCTCGGCCCCGGCAGACACTTCATCGCCTATCCCGTGGCGGGCGGGAGCGCCCTGAACTTCCTGGCTGTCGTTCCCGATCACGACTGGACGGTCGAGTCCTGGTCCACGGAGGGAGACACGGCCGAGCTGCTGGCGGCCTTCGCAGGGTGGCATCCGTTCGTCACCGACATTCTGGCGGCCTGCGAGCGGCCCGGACGCTGGGCCCTGTACGACCGGGAACCGCAGCGGACGTGGAGTTCGGGGCCGGTGACGCTGCTCGGTGACGCCGCCCACGCGATGCTGCCGCACCACGGCCAGGGCGCGAACCAGTCGCTGGAGGATGCGGTGGTCCTCGCCCACGTCCTCGGCGGTGCGGATGCCGACGGGGTCGCAGCAGCCCTGCGTACGTACGAGCAGCTGCGGCGGCCGCGCACTCGTCTGCTGCAGGCCGGCTCCCGTAAGAACGCCGACTGCTTCCAGCTGCCCGACGGGCCCGAAGCACAGGCGCGCAATATCCGGCTGGCCTCGCTGCCCGACGACGTCGCCTGGATCCACGGGCACGACGCCCTCGGCCAGTTGCGGTCTCCCTCGGCTCCGGCTCCGGTCTGA
- a CDS encoding flavin reductase family protein, translating to MPVAPAGSTAPPGATDVLDKSRLRHILGQFVTGVCAVSTRFDGPSGPCHDAIAVNSFTSVSLDPPLVSMCLRGDSTFLERVRTTGQWAVSFMGNRSRSLVGVLTTPAAERPPVEEAAEWVVGPRTGCLVLPDGPGTLECELHLTQRLGDHVLVVGRVLGAASRDDDPLVFHRGNFTGVAPPK from the coding sequence ATGCCCGTGGCTCCGGCCGGCTCCACCGCGCCGCCTGGAGCCACCGATGTCCTCGACAAGAGCCGTCTGAGGCACATTTTGGGGCAGTTCGTGACCGGCGTGTGCGCGGTCTCGACGCGCTTCGACGGCCCGTCCGGCCCCTGCCACGACGCCATCGCCGTGAACTCGTTCACGTCGGTGTCGCTCGACCCACCGCTCGTGTCGATGTGTCTGCGTGGCGATTCCACCTTTCTGGAACGCGTGCGGACGACAGGTCAGTGGGCCGTCTCGTTCATGGGGAACCGGTCGCGTTCGCTGGTCGGCGTCCTCACGACACCTGCCGCGGAGCGTCCTCCGGTGGAGGAGGCCGCGGAATGGGTCGTCGGCCCGCGGACCGGGTGCCTGGTCCTGCCCGACGGCCCCGGAACCCTCGAATGCGAGCTGCACCTGACCCAGAGGCTGGGTGACCACGTGCTCGTCGTCGGACGTGTTCTTGGCGCGGCGTCCCGCGACGACGACCCGTTGGTCTTCCACCGCGGCAACTTCACCGGCGTCGCGCCGCCGAAGTGA
- a CDS encoding 4-hydroxyphenylacetate 3-hydroxylase N-terminal domain-containing protein, with protein MSSTTNPPGTVTRPQTGDEYLQSLRDGREVRIYGERVEDVTTHPAFRNNARMVARLYDALHDPERNSKLVVPTDTGNGGFTHPYFKAPYTSGDLKASARAMEEWARMTYGWLGRTPDFKAAFLSTLGSNKEHYAPFEDNASTWYRKAQENVLFIGHGIVNPPIDRNRGLTELRDVMLTVDRETDAGLVVSGAKVVGTGAAVAQHIFIGSYGRIPDGAKDFSAYFIVPTNSPGLKVISRPSYEFSAATVSSPFDQPLSSRFDENDGILVFDQVLIPWENVFCYDVDKANNFFYGSGFFYRAMFHACVRFAVKMDFMTGLLAKGLETTGTSEFRGVQSRLGEVLAYRNMFWALVDSMAENPTKWSDGTVTPNGETALAFRVLSSSIFPKVREIFLRDLGSALIYNNSHARDWSDPEVRPYLDKYVRGLGVEAIDRVKLMKLAWDAVGTEFGARWELYEMNYAGNHEQIRFEALHAQQASGKFDQYKQLVDQCLSEYDENGWKVPDLINPEDTTVVGTGALSPASVAEATR; from the coding sequence ATGAGCAGCACCACCAACCCGCCCGGGACCGTAACCCGTCCGCAGACCGGGGACGAGTATCTGCAGAGTCTCCGTGACGGCCGGGAAGTGAGGATCTACGGCGAGCGGGTGGAGGATGTGACCACCCACCCCGCCTTCCGGAACAACGCCCGCATGGTGGCCCGGCTGTACGACGCGCTGCACGACCCCGAGCGCAACAGCAAGCTTGTCGTTCCCACGGACACCGGCAACGGAGGGTTCACCCACCCCTACTTCAAGGCGCCCTACACCTCGGGGGACTTGAAGGCTTCCGCGCGCGCCATGGAGGAGTGGGCGCGGATGACGTACGGCTGGCTCGGCCGCACCCCGGATTTCAAGGCCGCCTTCCTGTCCACCCTGGGATCCAACAAGGAGCACTACGCGCCGTTCGAGGACAACGCGTCCACCTGGTACCGCAAGGCGCAGGAGAACGTCCTGTTCATCGGCCACGGCATCGTCAACCCGCCGATAGACCGCAACCGGGGGCTCACCGAACTCAGGGACGTGATGCTGACGGTGGACCGGGAGACGGACGCCGGCCTCGTTGTCTCCGGGGCCAAGGTGGTGGGCACGGGTGCGGCGGTGGCCCAGCACATCTTCATCGGGAGCTACGGGCGCATTCCCGACGGGGCCAAGGACTTCTCCGCGTACTTCATCGTGCCGACCAACAGCCCGGGCCTGAAGGTGATCTCCCGGCCGTCGTACGAATTCTCCGCGGCCACGGTCAGCAGCCCCTTCGACCAGCCGTTGAGCAGCCGCTTCGACGAGAACGACGGGATCCTGGTATTCGACCAGGTACTCATTCCGTGGGAGAACGTCTTCTGCTACGACGTGGACAAGGCGAACAACTTCTTCTACGGCTCGGGGTTCTTCTACCGGGCCATGTTCCACGCCTGCGTCCGCTTCGCGGTGAAGATGGACTTCATGACCGGTCTGCTCGCCAAGGGACTGGAAACAACGGGGACTTCGGAATTCCGCGGTGTGCAGAGCCGCCTCGGTGAGGTACTCGCCTATCGCAACATGTTCTGGGCCCTGGTGGACTCCATGGCTGAGAACCCGACCAAGTGGTCCGACGGAACCGTCACTCCGAACGGTGAGACGGCGCTGGCCTTCCGCGTCCTCTCCTCCTCCATCTTCCCCAAGGTCCGCGAGATCTTCCTGCGGGATCTGGGCAGTGCCCTGATCTACAACAACTCTCACGCGCGTGACTGGTCGGACCCCGAAGTCCGGCCCTACCTGGACAAGTACGTCCGCGGTCTGGGCGTCGAGGCGATCGACCGGGTCAAGCTCATGAAGCTGGCCTGGGACGCCGTCGGGACAGAGTTCGGCGCCCGGTGGGAGCTGTACGAAATGAACTACGCGGGCAACCACGAGCAGATCCGCTTCGAAGCACTCCATGCCCAGCAGGCCTCGGGCAAGTTCGACCAGTACAAGCAGCTCGTCGACCAGTGCCTGTCCGAGTACGACGAGAACGGTTGGAAGGTCCCGGACCTCATCAACCCCGAGGACACCACCGTCGTCGGTACCGGTGCGTTGAGCCCGGCGTCGGTGGCCGAGGCCACACGGTGA
- a CDS encoding class II 3-deoxy-7-phosphoheptulonate synthase produces the protein MENSNLESWRALPAAQQPDWPDPAALHSTLSALASAPPLVFARECDTLLDRLGEVARGKAFLLQGGDCAETLDSVSAESVRNKLEVLLQMAAVLTYAAAVPVVKVGRLAGQYAKPRSQPTETRDGVTLPSYRGDAVNGLEFTARSRYPDPARLQRVYHASAATLNLLRALTASGHADLDHVHEWNRDFVALSPAGRRYERLADEIDAALGFIRACGMNTSTLRTTEVFASHEALLLDYESALVRTDPDTGRRYALSGHMLWIGERTRQLHGAHVAFAAQVSNPLGVKLGPDAGADDVRALIDRLDPHRTPGRLTFVARMGRGRVREQLPGLVEAVRTTGAEVVWACDPMHGNTFTAPSGHKTRHFEDILDEITGFFEVHRALGSHPGGVHVELTGEDVTECVGGGNEVLSDQLHLRYETACDPRLNRGQSMDLAFRVAEWYSAEKRRLTPPRPGPVATDPPAVPARADYAASLT, from the coding sequence GTGGAAAATTCGAATCTCGAATCGTGGCGGGCCCTGCCCGCAGCACAGCAGCCCGACTGGCCCGACCCTGCCGCGCTGCACTCGACCCTGTCGGCCCTGGCATCCGCGCCGCCCCTGGTGTTCGCGAGGGAGTGCGACACTCTCCTCGACCGCCTCGGCGAGGTGGCTCGCGGCAAGGCCTTTCTGCTTCAGGGCGGTGACTGTGCCGAGACACTGGATTCCGTCAGCGCGGAATCCGTCCGCAACAAGCTGGAGGTCCTGCTCCAGATGGCCGCCGTGCTCACGTACGCGGCGGCTGTCCCCGTGGTCAAGGTCGGCCGCCTCGCCGGCCAGTACGCGAAACCTCGCTCGCAACCCACCGAGACCCGAGACGGCGTCACCTTGCCCTCGTACCGGGGCGATGCCGTCAACGGGCTGGAGTTCACCGCCCGATCCCGCTACCCCGACCCGGCCCGTCTCCAGCGCGTCTACCACGCGTCCGCCGCGACCCTCAATCTGCTGCGGGCCCTCACCGCCTCAGGGCACGCGGATCTCGACCACGTGCACGAGTGGAATCGTGACTTCGTGGCCCTCTCCCCCGCGGGCCGCCGCTACGAACGGCTGGCGGACGAGATCGACGCGGCACTCGGCTTCATCCGCGCCTGCGGCATGAACACTTCGACGCTGCGCACCACAGAGGTGTTCGCCAGCCACGAAGCACTGTTGCTCGACTACGAGTCGGCCCTCGTGCGCACGGACCCCGACACCGGACGCAGGTACGCCCTGTCCGGACACATGCTCTGGATCGGTGAACGGACCCGCCAACTGCACGGTGCCCACGTCGCGTTCGCGGCCCAGGTGAGCAACCCTCTCGGCGTCAAGCTGGGACCCGACGCCGGCGCCGATGACGTACGGGCTCTGATCGACCGGCTGGATCCGCACCGCACGCCCGGCCGTCTGACGTTCGTCGCGCGGATGGGACGCGGCCGGGTACGCGAGCAACTGCCCGGACTGGTCGAGGCCGTGCGCACGACCGGTGCGGAAGTGGTGTGGGCATGCGACCCCATGCACGGAAACACCTTCACCGCGCCGAGTGGGCACAAGACCCGGCACTTCGAGGACATCCTCGACGAGATCACCGGATTCTTCGAGGTGCACAGGGCGCTCGGCAGTCATCCCGGCGGTGTGCACGTGGAGTTGACGGGCGAGGACGTCACCGAGTGCGTGGGCGGAGGCAACGAGGTCCTCTCCGACCAATTGCATCTGCGGTACGAGACGGCCTGCGATCCGCGCCTCAACCGCGGGCAGTCGATGGATCTGGCATTCCGGGTCGCCGAGTGGTACAGCGCCGAGAAGCGCCGCCTCACCCCGCCGCGGCCCGGTCCCGTCGCCACCGACCCACCGGCCGTGCCCGCCCGCGCGGACTACGCGGCATCCCTCACCTGA
- a CDS encoding MaoC family dehydratase: protein MRHFEHFPVGSIYELGATRLTSEDIIDYARSWDPMPFHLDPEAARDSPFGGLVASGWHTGAVIMRQFVQALLADSACRGSYGMDEVRFLNPVRPGDELRGQVTVEDASLHPKRPGTGTVHFVVEAVNQRNEPVYRMRTRLLFGVARSADAAPGTRVAQS from the coding sequence GTGCGGCACTTCGAGCACTTTCCCGTCGGCAGCATCTACGAGCTGGGGGCCACCCGGCTCACCAGCGAGGACATCATCGACTACGCGCGCTCCTGGGATCCCATGCCCTTCCACCTGGATCCGGAGGCCGCCCGCGACTCCCCCTTCGGCGGCCTCGTGGCCAGCGGCTGGCACACCGGAGCCGTGATCATGCGCCAGTTCGTGCAGGCGCTGCTCGCCGACTCCGCATGCCGAGGGTCGTACGGAATGGATGAGGTCCGCTTTCTGAATCCCGTACGCCCGGGTGACGAACTACGCGGGCAGGTCACGGTGGAAGACGCCTCACTGCATCCCAAGCGCCCGGGCACGGGCACGGTCCACTTCGTCGTCGAGGCAGTCAATCAGCGGAATGAACCGGTGTACCGGATGCGCACGCGGCTGCTGTTCGGCGTCGCGCGGTCCGCCGACGCGGCTCCCGGAACCCGGGTGGCTCAATCCTGA
- a CDS encoding TetR/AcrR family transcriptional regulator: MDEQHSAPRSDIELPERHPKAVPRRREAARVAVLRAAGDLLTDLGFHAMTVSAIAERAGVAKQTIYRRWRSKVSILLDVLEEDLRDGAPWPPRAEDAPAALEHHTTHLIHVFTQSSTGHVLFALIGHALQDPATAATLRGQVLTRQLQYDRARLGDALTSGPVPTPVLNRHDADQLLDLTVGPAFYRAFMTGQPMDPGFVKRLTVAALAPRHDSPCAGLRPFPGPSR; encoded by the coding sequence GTGGACGAGCAGCACAGCGCACCGCGGTCGGACATCGAACTCCCGGAGCGACACCCCAAGGCCGTGCCACGACGCAGAGAAGCCGCACGAGTCGCTGTCCTGCGCGCCGCCGGCGATCTGCTGACCGATCTCGGATTCCACGCCATGACGGTCAGCGCCATCGCCGAGCGCGCCGGGGTCGCGAAGCAGACCATCTACCGACGGTGGCGATCGAAAGTGAGCATCCTTCTCGACGTCCTGGAGGAAGACCTTCGAGACGGAGCGCCCTGGCCACCCCGGGCCGAAGACGCGCCGGCCGCGCTGGAACACCACACCACCCACCTGATCCACGTCTTCACGCAGTCCTCCACGGGGCACGTCCTGTTCGCCCTCATCGGCCACGCGCTGCAGGACCCGGCGACCGCAGCCACGCTTCGCGGTCAGGTACTGACGCGCCAACTCCAGTACGACCGCGCACGACTGGGTGACGCCCTCACCTCCGGCCCGGTCCCCACCCCCGTCCTGAACAGGCACGACGCCGACCAGCTCCTCGACCTGACGGTGGGCCCCGCCTTCTACCGGGCCTTCATGACGGGACAACCGATGGATCCCGGATTCGTCAAACGCCTGACCGTCGCCGCCCTGGCTCCCCGGCACGACTCTCCGTGCGCCGGACTCCGCCCCTTCCCCGGCCCGTCCCGCTGA
- a CDS encoding siderophore-interacting protein — protein sequence MFRARRTRYAATVKSVSRIAPRMARVSLEGPGMSAFRCDEPTQWVKLFVTDPLDGQTVGRAYTVRHYSSAEPRIDIDVVLHGKGPAARWAEAAAPGQEVSFGDPRGAFRPDADATFYLLAGDESAQPAVLTIAESLPPGMRGAVYLEVEGPQAETEVSAQADLDIIWVHRTTGRPKGEALRDAVLKAPHPREHVAAWAAGESGAVKDIRRHFTEGIGLDRRRAYAKGYWKLDEADHRDPLASD from the coding sequence ATGTTCCGCGCACGCCGGACCCGCTACGCCGCCACGGTGAAGTCGGTCTCCCGCATCGCCCCGCGCATGGCACGCGTCAGCCTCGAAGGGCCCGGCATGTCGGCCTTCCGCTGCGACGAACCCACACAGTGGGTGAAGCTGTTCGTGACCGATCCCCTCGACGGACAGACCGTCGGCCGCGCCTACACCGTGCGCCACTACTCCTCCGCGGAGCCGCGTATCGACATTGATGTCGTCCTGCACGGCAAGGGCCCGGCGGCACGATGGGCGGAAGCCGCCGCGCCGGGCCAAGAGGTCTCCTTCGGCGACCCCAGGGGAGCCTTCCGCCCTGACGCAGACGCCACGTTCTACCTGCTGGCAGGAGACGAAAGCGCCCAGCCCGCGGTCCTCACCATCGCCGAGAGCCTGCCACCCGGTATGCGTGGCGCCGTTTACCTGGAAGTGGAAGGGCCTCAGGCCGAGACCGAAGTGAGCGCGCAGGCCGACCTGGACATCATCTGGGTCCACCGAACCACTGGCCGGCCGAAGGGGGAAGCCCTCCGGGACGCCGTCCTCAAAGCCCCCCATCCGCGCGAGCACGTCGCGGCGTGGGCAGCCGGGGAGTCCGGCGCCGTCAAGGACATCCGCCGCCACTTCACGGAAGGCATCGGCCTGGACCGGCGCCGCGCCTACGCGAAGGGCTACTGGAAGCTGGACGAGGCGGACCATCGCGATCCGCTGGCCTCGGACTGA